The Eublepharis macularius isolate TG4126 chromosome 11, MPM_Emac_v1.0, whole genome shotgun sequence genome includes a region encoding these proteins:
- the EXOC3 gene encoding exocyst complex component 3: MEETDREAVATAVQRVAGMLQRPDQLDKVEQYRRREARKKASVEARMKAAIQSQLDGVRTGLSQLHNALNDVKDIQRSLVDVNKDWRQSINTIENLKDVKDAVVQHSQLAAAVENLKNIFSVPEIVRETQDLIDQGQLLQAHRKLMDLEHSRDDLMYEQYRMDSKNTRDMNLIDDYFGDMQKLSEELAKQLWMVIQRALVTVRRDPTLLVSVVRIIDREEKIDRRMLDRKKQTGFIPPGRPKKWKEKMFSVLDRTVTTRIEGTQAGTRESDKMWLVRHLEIIRKYVLDDLLVAKNLMDQCFPPHYEIFKNLLSMYHQALSMRMQDLASEDLEANEIVSLLTWVLNTYKSEEMMGNPELTPEVDVNSLQPLLSQNVVDDLLNTYMSTLTSNIIGWLRKALETDKKDWLKETEPEADQDGYYQTTLPAIVFQMFEQNLQVATQISEDLKIKVLHLCLQQMSSFLSRYREEAHLYKEEHLRNRQYHPCYVQYMVAIINNCQTFKDSIISLKKKYLTPMMEDIMASSHACIYAVLDDVAKEGCSSLLDEVFMDLEPHLSELMTRKWLAGSNAVDTICVTVEDYFNDFARIKTSCKKKMTIECHRRVVVEYIKAIMSKRITFKNAEERREGAERMNREAEQLRFLFKKLAAGSGEDTEGLCSVIEGIAEVFKLTDPSLLYLEVSTLVSKHPDIRDDHIAALLTMRGDASREMKQTIIETLDKGPSPPNQNYVPIFKDIAVPTLTVPKLLK; encoded by the exons atggaggagacggaCAGGGAAGCGGTTGCAACTGCTGTACAGCGGGTGGCAGGAATGCTTCAGCGGCCAGACCAGCTGGATAAAGTAGAACAGTATCGTCGGAGGGAAGCACGTAAGAAAGCTTCAGTGGAAGCTCGAATGAAG GccgccatccagtcacagctcgaTGGAGTTCGAACTGGTTTAAGCCAACTACACAATGCACTAAATGATGTCAAAGATATTCAGCGTTCTTTGGTCGATGTCAATAAAGATTGGCGGCAGAGTATCAACACCATAGAAAACCTCAAGGATGTTAAGGACGCTGTAGTGCAGCACAGCCaacttgctgctgctgttgaaaacctaaaaaatatattttcag TGCCAGAGATAGTTCGGGAGACCCAGGACTTGATTGATCAAGGGCAATTGCTGCAAGCCCATAGAAAGTTGATGGACTTGGAACACTCTCGAGATGACCTCATGTATGAGCAGTACCGCATGGACAGCAAGAATACTCGTGACATGAATCTCATTGACGATTATTTTGGAGATATGCAGAAGCTCTCTGAAGAACTGGCCAAGCAACTCTGGATGGTCATTCAGAGGGCTCTAGTCACTGTCCGCCGAGATCCAACCTTGCTAGTTTCAGTTGTCAGAATAATTGACAGGGAAGAGAAAATAGACAGGCGAATGCTAGATCGGAAAAAGCAAACAGGGTTCATCCCACCAGGCAGACCtaaaaaatggaaggagaaaatGTTTAGTGTGTTGGACCGAACTGTCACTACTAGGATCGAAGGCACACAAGCGGGCACTCGGGAATCTGACAAAATGTGGCTTGTCCGTCACCTGGAAATCATCCGCAAATATGTCCTTGATGACTTGCTGGTGGCTAAAAATCTTATGGATCAATGTTTTCCACCACATTATGAAATTTTCAAAAACTTACTAAGCATGTATCATCAAGCATTATCTATGCGCATGCAGGACCTGGCCTCGGAAGATCTGGAAGCAAATGAAATTGTTAGCCTTTTAACGTGGGTTTTGAATACTTACAAAAG TGAGGAGATGATGGGCAATCCAGAACTAACCCCAGAAGTGGATGTAAATTCCCTGCAGCCTCTGCTTTCTCAAAATGTGGTAGATGATCTTCTTAACACATACATGTCGACCCTTACA TCCAACATCATTGGGTGGCTGCGAAAAGCACTGGAGACGGATAAAAAAGATTGGCTGAAAGAAACTGAACCAGAAGCAGATCAAGATGGATACTATCAAACTACGCTCCCTGCTATTGTATTCCAG ATGTTTGAACAGAATCTTCAGGTGGCTACCCAGATAAGTGAGGATTTGAAAATAAAGGTACTACATCTGTGCCTTCAGCAAATGAGTTCATTCCTCAGCAG GTACAGAGAGGAAGCACATTTATATAAAGAAGAACATCTAAGAAACCGCCAGTATCATCCATGCTACGTTCAGTATATGGTTGCCATCATTAACAACTGTCAAACCTTTAA GGACTCGATCATTAGtctgaaaaagaaatatttgACTCCTATGATGGAAGATATCATGGCAAGCAGTCATGCATGCATCTATGCCGTTCTAGATGATGTTGCCAAAGAGGGTTGTTCGAGCCTACTCGATGAAGTTTTCATGGATTTAGAG CCACATCTCAGTGAGCTGATGACAAGGAAGTGGCTGGCAGGATCCAATGCAGTGGATACAATCTGTGTAACGGTAGAGGATTATTTCAATGACTTTGCAAGAATAAAGACGTCCTGTAAGAAG AAAATGACTATCGAGTGCCATCGTAGGGTTGTGGTGGAGTATATCAAAGCGATTATGTCAAAGCGTATAACTTTCAAGAACGCTGAAGAACGAAGGGAAGGCGCCGAAAGAATGAACAGAGAAGCTGAACAACTCAGATTTCTGTTTAAGAAACTTGCTGCT GGCTCTGGGGAGGATACGGAAGGACTTTGCAGCGTCATTGAAGGCATTGCGGAAGTTTTCAAGTTGACTGATCCTTCACTTCTTTACTTAGAGGTCTCAACTTTAGTTAGCAAACACCCAGATATTAg